In a single window of the Carnobacterium gallinarum DSM 4847 genome:
- a CDS encoding DUF1003 domain-containing protein, producing MKQKNERCIICHKMHNDVDGIKLKNLSQELRTLILTEHPDVSEDAFICLDDLMDYRLHYIRGMIQNDSENMKMLNEKVMNSIETGNSLVNDVSDTDTTKLTVGEKVADGIAKFGGSWSFIFAFLFVLITWIIINSIALFAKPFDPYPFILLNLILSCLAAIQAPVIMMSQNRQEKRDRNQSDSDYQVNLKSEIEIRLLHEKMDHMLTQQWQHLVNIQTIQVDLLNELQERMEVLEKKGS from the coding sequence ATGAAACAAAAAAATGAACGCTGTATTATATGTCATAAAATGCATAATGATGTTGATGGAATTAAACTAAAAAATTTAAGTCAGGAATTAAGAACACTGATTTTAACAGAGCATCCAGATGTATCAGAAGACGCTTTTATTTGTTTAGATGATTTAATGGATTATCGACTACATTATATTCGAGGTATGATTCAAAATGACTCAGAAAACATGAAAATGTTAAATGAAAAAGTAATGAACAGTATTGAAACCGGCAACTCATTAGTAAATGATGTTAGTGATACAGATACGACTAAATTAACAGTTGGTGAAAAAGTGGCTGATGGAATTGCTAAATTTGGTGGTAGTTGGAGTTTTATTTTTGCATTTTTATTTGTTTTAATCACATGGATTATCATTAATTCAATTGCTCTATTTGCGAAACCATTTGATCCATATCCTTTCATTTTATTAAATCTGATTTTATCTTGTTTGGCTGCTATTCAAGCTCCAGTAATTATGATGAGCCAAAATCGTCAAGAAAAAAGAGATCGTAATCAATCGGATTCAGATTATCAAGTTAATTTAAAGTCAGAAATTGAAATTCGCCTGTTACATGAAAAAATGGATCATATGCTAACCCAACAATGGCAACATCTTGTAAACATTCAAACTATTCAAGTTGATTTGCTAAATGAGCTACAAGAGCGGATGGAAGTTCTTGAGAAAAAAGGGAGTTAA
- the dnaG gene encoding DNA primase produces MAMRIPEETVNQIRQGTNIVDVVSQYVQLKKSGKNLFGFCPFHEERTPSFSVAEEKQIFHCFSCGRGGNVFTFLMEVDGLSFPEAVIKTAEMSHIQIDNALLENRGQQQETDSKRDKLIQAHEESADLFQHVLLNTKIGESAYQYLLDRGLTKELIETFKIGFAPHERNMLHNYLVGKEYEEDLLSETGLFVQRDNGDLLDRFYNRIMFPIRNQQGKTIAFSGRIFQSEAEEHSGPKYLNSPETYLFNKRNVLFNFDMARATIRRDKEVILFEGFMDVIAAWNSGVKNGVASMGTSLTNEQIHMLDRVTDRVLIAYDGDNAGIEATKRAVDLLSAETPFDIEVASFPEGLDPDEFIKKYGTTAFTELLSHGRDTVFAFKMRYYRKGLNFQNENERLSYLDTILNEMLSITSVIERELYFKQLSSEFDISLDSLNQQFQLLFEGKKAQRIKEKNTTNYGNYEPEPEVYYPEEMPPIEVQTQKRKIDLVEQTERFLLNRLFHFEEAWIQVQSQQAEFYFAHEEYQTLFILFENFKESVGDQDSIDAFIDFVKEPQLKNLLVEIEMLSLSDEIASQEIDDYIDVIARKSVLHERLKEKQTELREASRIGNKDEIRNLTLDIVDISRQLKNK; encoded by the coding sequence ATGGCCATGAGAATACCGGAAGAAACGGTAAATCAAATCAGGCAAGGAACTAATATAGTTGATGTGGTTAGTCAATATGTACAATTAAAAAAGAGTGGGAAAAATCTTTTTGGCTTTTGCCCCTTTCATGAAGAACGAACGCCGTCTTTTTCCGTTGCTGAAGAAAAACAAATTTTTCATTGCTTCAGTTGTGGCAGAGGTGGAAATGTATTTACCTTTTTAATGGAAGTGGATGGATTAAGTTTTCCGGAAGCTGTGATTAAAACTGCCGAGATGAGTCATATCCAAATCGATAATGCTCTATTAGAGAATCGAGGTCAACAACAAGAAACAGACTCAAAACGCGACAAATTAATTCAAGCCCATGAGGAATCTGCTGATTTGTTTCAACATGTTTTATTAAATACTAAGATTGGTGAATCAGCCTACCAGTATTTGCTAGATCGTGGGTTAACGAAAGAACTGATTGAAACTTTTAAGATTGGTTTTGCCCCTCATGAACGAAATATGCTTCACAATTATTTAGTTGGAAAAGAATATGAAGAAGATCTTTTAAGTGAAACTGGCTTATTCGTGCAACGAGATAATGGGGATTTACTAGATCGTTTTTACAATCGTATTATGTTTCCAATTCGGAATCAGCAAGGAAAAACAATTGCTTTTTCAGGTCGAATCTTTCAATCTGAGGCAGAAGAACATAGTGGACCTAAGTACTTAAATAGTCCAGAAACCTATTTATTCAATAAGCGAAATGTGCTATTTAACTTCGATATGGCGCGGGCAACGATTCGCCGTGACAAAGAAGTTATTTTATTTGAAGGTTTTATGGATGTTATTGCTGCTTGGAATTCAGGTGTGAAAAACGGTGTTGCTTCAATGGGAACTAGTTTGACCAATGAGCAAATCCACATGCTTGATCGTGTAACCGACCGTGTCTTAATTGCCTACGATGGAGATAATGCTGGGATTGAAGCAACGAAACGAGCGGTAGACTTATTGTCTGCTGAGACGCCTTTTGATATTGAGGTTGCTAGTTTTCCAGAGGGCTTAGATCCAGATGAATTTATTAAGAAGTATGGAACAACTGCATTTACTGAGTTATTGTCACATGGTAGAGATACTGTTTTTGCATTTAAAATGCGTTATTATCGCAAAGGTTTGAATTTTCAAAATGAGAATGAACGCTTAAGTTATTTGGATACAATTTTAAATGAGATGCTTTCAATTACTTCGGTTATCGAGCGGGAGCTTTATTTTAAACAATTATCTAGTGAATTTGATATTTCATTAGATTCCTTGAACCAACAGTTTCAGCTACTTTTTGAAGGCAAAAAAGCACAACGTATTAAAGAAAAAAACACTACTAATTATGGGAATTATGAACCAGAACCAGAAGTTTATTACCCTGAAGAAATGCCACCAATTGAGGTGCAGACACAAAAAAGAAAAATTGATTTAGTTGAACAGACAGAACGATTTCTGTTAAATCGATTGTTTCATTTTGAGGAAGCTTGGATTCAGGTGCAAAGTCAGCAAGCGGAATTTTATTTTGCTCACGAAGAGTATCAAACCCTGTTCATTTTGTTTGAGAATTTTAAAGAAAGTGTTGGGGATCAGGATTCCATTGATGCGTTTATTGATTTTGTCAAGGAACCTCAGTTGAAAAATCTGTTGGTTGAGATTGAGATGCTATCACTTAGTGACGAAATCGCTTCTCAAGAAATTGACGACTATATCGATGTAATTGCTAGAAAATCAGTTTTACATGAACGTTTAAAAGAAAAGCAAACTGAATTAAGAGAAGCAAGTCGAATTGGAAATAAAGATGAAATACGTAATTTAACACTGGATATCGTGGATATCTCACGCCAGTTGAAAAATAAATGA
- the rpoD gene encoding RNA polymerase sigma factor RpoD, which translates to MAKKEEEKNNTVTLLEQAIKKVIKDNKLKGSIHYDELTNLVVTPHELDADQIDDVIMQVEDGGVSVVGDDGGPTDRQILAKEKNKKAEEQEDLTAPAGVKINDPVRMYLKEIGRVPLLNAQEEVALALLIEQGDQEAKQRLAEANLRLVVSIAKRYVGRGMQFLDLIQEGNMGLMKAVEKFDYQKGFKFSTYATWWIRQAITRAIADQARTIRIPVHMVETINKLIRIQRQLLQDLGREPTPEEIGAEMDLPTEKVREILKIAQEPVSLETPIGEEDDSHLGDFIEDQDATSPAEHAAYELLKEQLEDVLDTLTDREENVLRLRFGLDDGRTRTLEEVGKVFGVTRERIRQIEAKALRKLRHPSRSKQLKDFLE; encoded by the coding sequence ATGGCTAAAAAAGAAGAAGAAAAAAACAACACGGTAACATTATTAGAACAAGCGATTAAAAAGGTAATCAAAGACAATAAGTTAAAAGGATCTATTCACTATGATGAATTAACTAATTTAGTTGTCACACCTCATGAACTCGATGCAGATCAAATTGATGATGTGATTATGCAAGTTGAAGATGGCGGTGTAAGTGTTGTAGGGGATGATGGTGGTCCAACTGATCGTCAAATTTTAGCCAAAGAAAAAAATAAAAAAGCTGAAGAGCAAGAGGATTTAACTGCTCCAGCAGGAGTTAAAATCAATGATCCTGTTCGGATGTATTTAAAAGAAATTGGTCGTGTGCCACTTTTAAATGCTCAAGAAGAAGTTGCATTAGCTCTATTAATTGAACAAGGGGATCAAGAAGCGAAACAACGCCTTGCTGAAGCAAACTTGCGTTTAGTTGTCAGTATTGCCAAACGTTATGTTGGACGTGGTATGCAATTCTTAGATTTAATCCAAGAAGGAAATATGGGATTAATGAAGGCTGTTGAAAAATTTGATTATCAAAAAGGATTTAAATTTTCAACTTATGCTACTTGGTGGATTCGTCAAGCAATTACTCGTGCAATTGCCGATCAAGCGCGTACGATTCGTATTCCAGTGCATATGGTTGAAACAATCAATAAATTAATCCGAATTCAACGTCAATTATTACAAGATTTAGGTAGAGAACCAACACCTGAAGAAATTGGAGCAGAAATGGATTTACCTACTGAAAAAGTTCGTGAAATCTTAAAAATTGCTCAAGAGCCAGTATCATTAGAAACACCTATTGGTGAAGAAGATGATTCACATCTAGGTGATTTTATTGAAGATCAAGATGCAACTAGTCCTGCTGAACATGCAGCATATGAATTATTGAAAGAACAACTTGAAGATGTTCTTGATACGTTAACAGATCGTGAAGAGAATGTTTTACGTTTGCGCTTTGGTTTAGATGATGGGCGTACACGTACATTGGAAGAAGTAGGAAAAGTATTCGGTGTAACGAGAGAACGTATTCGTCAAATCGAAGCTAAAGCTTTACGTAAACTACGTCATCCAAGTCGTTCAAAACAATTAAAAGACTTTTTAGAATAA
- a CDS encoding ABC transporter ATP-binding protein, whose protein sequence is MLKRFFSYYYPYRRLFILDFSCAIVAAILELAFPVVVNQVIDKLLPTGNWSLIVTAALSLLFFYVVNTALQYIVVYFGHMLGVNIETDMRRELYAHLQKQPFSYYDNQKTGKLMSRLTTDLFEISEVAHHGPEDVFITIMSLIGSFVLMLMIHVQLALATFIMIPFITVALVFFNKKMTKVNTEIYRNLGDFNAGVEASVSGVRVVQAFSNERHEQERFEGLNQAYRQSKIFFYKMMGISAAYNYLLMRLINLFALFFGAYYTITGEITYGQFVGFILLTNVFVRPIEKVNNMIESYPKGIAGFKRFAEEMDKEPAIQDRSNAIDVSRLIGEISYHTVSFWYDDSKKVLDQVNLSIKAGETVAFVGPSGAGKTTICNLLPRFYEVNTGKITVDGIDVRDMTLSSLRNQIGVVQQDVFLFPGTIKENIAYGKLGASDAEIAMAVKLAHLEQVVEEMPDGLETIIGERGVKLSGGQKQRLAIARMFLKNPPILILDEATSALDTETEQVIQDSLNSLSKGRTTLIIAHRLATIKHATRIVVVNEDGIAEEGTHNELMASNGPYKRLYDAQFKV, encoded by the coding sequence ATGTTAAAAAGATTTTTTAGTTATTATTACCCGTATCGTCGTTTATTTATTTTAGATTTTTCTTGTGCGATTGTCGCGGCTATTTTAGAGTTGGCCTTTCCTGTTGTCGTCAATCAAGTTATTGATAAATTATTGCCAACTGGAAACTGGTCTCTAATTGTAACAGCAGCTTTATCATTGTTATTTTTTTATGTGGTTAATACTGCATTGCAATATATAGTTGTTTACTTTGGTCATATGTTAGGAGTCAATATTGAAACGGATATGCGTCGTGAATTGTATGCTCATTTACAAAAACAGCCTTTTAGTTACTATGATAATCAAAAGACTGGAAAATTAATGAGTCGACTTACAACAGATTTGTTTGAAATTTCTGAAGTTGCGCATCATGGACCGGAAGATGTTTTTATTACAATTATGTCTTTGATTGGTTCTTTTGTATTAATGCTGATGATTCATGTTCAGCTAGCGTTAGCTACCTTTATCATGATTCCTTTTATAACAGTGGCTTTAGTCTTTTTTAATAAGAAAATGACGAAAGTAAATACAGAAATTTATCGTAATTTAGGTGATTTTAATGCAGGAGTAGAGGCATCTGTCAGTGGAGTTCGTGTTGTTCAAGCGTTTTCAAATGAACGTCATGAGCAGGAGCGCTTTGAAGGATTAAATCAAGCTTATCGACAATCAAAAATATTCTTTTACAAAATGATGGGAATTAGTGCAGCTTATAATTATTTATTAATGCGTTTGATTAATTTATTTGCATTATTTTTTGGAGCGTATTATACAATTACTGGTGAGATTACTTATGGTCAATTTGTTGGCTTTATTTTATTAACAAATGTTTTTGTGCGACCAATTGAAAAAGTCAATAATATGATTGAAAGTTATCCCAAAGGAATTGCTGGATTTAAGCGTTTTGCCGAAGAGATGGATAAGGAACCTGCAATTCAAGATCGATCTAATGCGATAGATGTCTCTCGCCTAATTGGCGAAATTAGCTATCATACTGTTTCTTTTTGGTATGATGATTCTAAAAAAGTGTTAGATCAGGTGAATTTATCCATTAAAGCAGGAGAAACGGTTGCATTTGTTGGGCCAAGTGGAGCGGGAAAAACAACTATTTGTAATTTGTTGCCACGCTTTTATGAAGTAAATACTGGGAAAATCACTGTTGATGGGATAGATGTTCGTGATATGACGCTTAGCTCTTTACGGAATCAAATTGGTGTCGTACAACAAGATGTATTTTTATTCCCTGGAACAATTAAAGAAAATATAGCCTATGGAAAATTAGGAGCAAGCGATGCCGAGATTGCTATGGCAGTAAAACTGGCTCATTTGGAACAAGTTGTTGAGGAGATGCCTGATGGATTAGAAACGATCATTGGTGAGCGTGGAGTTAAATTATCAGGTGGCCAAAAACAGCGACTAGCCATTGCTCGGATGTTTTTAAAGAATCCACCTATTTTAATTTTAGATGAAGCAACATCGGCGCTAGATACTGAAACCGAACAAGTAATTCAAGATTCCTTAAATTCACTTTCAAAAGGACGAACAACCTTAATTATTGCCCATCGATTAGCAACAATTAAACATGCAACACGAATTGTGGTTGTGAATGAAGATGGAATTGCTGAAGAAGGTACCCATAACGAATTAATGGCTTCAAATGGCCCTTATAAGCGATTGTATGATGCACAATTTAAAGTATAA
- a CDS encoding glucosaminidase domain-containing protein: MLKSRNERILATKKINQKKAIRKGAGLLNTSIVMASLAIPSFSALASAEENASTSQRVIEAVIENSSVQETPTASDETVNDSSNSSSDTSNETESEDSSQKPEETTPPVKPEIPVKPEPEVPVTPEPPVTVPVTPTPAPITPAPIPVAPKVEVETTRPFTKEEVTSQNIAEVQVPEANHLEAEKIMFVKNQSTQEFIDKIAEPAAEIGAEKDLYASVMIAQAILESGSGNSSLSSEPNHNLFGIKGSFESQSVAMLTLEDDGSGNYYQITGEFRKYPSYKESLEDYAKLLTGGTSFNTSFYSGTWKSNTTSYKDATAFLTGKYATDTRYAEKLDQLIETYDLTQYDDGVVKKAEVETKEVIHTIASGDTLWDIGNTYHVSVQELMELNQLTSDLIFVSQELIIKKEVIEEPAVATPENLVAELPKPMSDFEQRQQGTLVFDNEMSDSDNAKTAVQEEYTVADGDSLYTISQKYKVSPLEIKHWNEMKNNLLFIGQTLTIHKV, translated from the coding sequence ATGCTTAAAAGCAGAAATGAACGTATCTTAGCAACAAAAAAAATAAATCAAAAAAAAGCCATTCGTAAGGGGGCTGGATTATTAAATACATCGATTGTCATGGCATCATTAGCCATTCCAAGTTTCTCAGCGTTAGCAAGTGCTGAAGAAAATGCATCTACTAGTCAACGTGTTATTGAAGCAGTCATTGAGAACTCATCAGTACAGGAAACACCGACAGCATCGGATGAAACTGTAAACGATTCAAGTAATAGTTCAAGCGATACAAGCAATGAAACTGAGAGCGAAGATTCTTCTCAAAAACCAGAAGAAACGACTCCTCCTGTGAAACCAGAGATACCTGTAAAACCAGAACCAGAAGTCCCTGTAACGCCAGAACCACCAGTAACTGTACCGGTAACTCCTACCCCAGCTCCTATAACGCCTGCTCCTATACCTGTAGCACCTAAAGTTGAAGTGGAGACAACTCGTCCTTTTACTAAAGAAGAGGTAACTTCACAAAATATTGCAGAAGTTCAAGTACCAGAGGCAAATCATCTTGAAGCAGAAAAAATTATGTTTGTAAAAAACCAAAGCACACAAGAGTTTATTGATAAAATTGCAGAACCAGCAGCTGAAATTGGTGCTGAAAAAGATTTATATGCATCGGTTATGATTGCTCAAGCAATCTTAGAAAGTGGTTCTGGAAACAGTTCATTATCAAGTGAACCAAATCATAATTTATTTGGAATTAAAGGAAGCTTTGAAAGTCAATCTGTTGCAATGCTAACTTTAGAAGATGATGGTAGCGGAAATTACTATCAAATTACTGGAGAATTTAGAAAGTATCCTTCTTACAAAGAATCATTAGAAGATTACGCAAAACTATTAACAGGTGGTACTTCATTTAACACAAGTTTCTACTCTGGAACGTGGAAATCAAATACAACTTCTTATAAAGATGCGACAGCTTTTTTAACTGGTAAATATGCGACAGACACACGTTATGCAGAAAAATTAGATCAATTAATTGAAACCTATGATTTAACTCAGTATGATGATGGTGTTGTGAAGAAAGCTGAAGTAGAAACTAAAGAAGTGATTCATACAATTGCTAGCGGGGATACATTATGGGATATTGGCAATACGTATCATGTAAGTGTTCAAGAATTGATGGAATTAAATCAATTAACAAGCGATTTAATTTTTGTTAGTCAAGAATTAATTATTAAAAAAGAAGTTATTGAAGAACCTGCTGTAGCTACGCCTGAAAATCTAGTTGCAGAACTGCCTAAACCAATGTCTGATTTTGAACAAAGACAACAAGGAACTTTAGTTTTTGATAACGAAATGAGTGATTCTGATAATGCGAAAACGGCTGTTCAAGAAGAGTATACCGTTGCAGATGGTGATTCTCTTTATACAATTTCGCAAAAATATAAAGTTTCACCTCTTGAAATCAAACACTGGAACGAAATGAAAAATAATCTGTTATTTATTGGTCAAACGTTGACTATCCATAAAGTTTAA
- a CDS encoding DUF488 domain-containing protein: MIQLKRVYDTPATSDGYRILVDRIWPRGLSKEKAALGVWAKDIAPTAELRKWFNHEPEKFNLFKTAYEAELARNSNLEDFCLAIREHLAKGNVTLLYGAKSRTCNHAISLKNYLEVLEIF, encoded by the coding sequence ATGATACAACTAAAAAGGGTTTATGATACGCCTGCTACTAGCGATGGATACCGAATCTTGGTAGATCGAATTTGGCCTAGAGGATTATCTAAAGAAAAAGCAGCCTTAGGCGTTTGGGCTAAAGATATTGCCCCGACAGCAGAATTACGTAAATGGTTTAATCATGAGCCAGAGAAATTTAACTTATTTAAAACAGCTTATGAAGCAGAATTAGCTCGAAATTCTAATTTAGAAGACTTTTGTCTAGCTATTAGAGAGCATTTAGCCAAAGGAAATGTGACACTGCTATATGGTGCAAAATCAAGGACTTGTAATCATGCCATTAGTTTAAAAAATTATTTAGAGGTTTTAGAAATTTTCTGA